Part of the Lycium ferocissimum isolate CSIRO_LF1 chromosome 6, AGI_CSIRO_Lferr_CH_V1, whole genome shotgun sequence genome, CAAActattggctctgataccagttgttgggCTAAGCGTCCAGCCTACTGTAATACGATGTGATATTATTCGGCATGCTCGCACCTTTTTTCCCAAAAGTGCCTCACACCATTAAGAGATCCAACACCTATAAAgaacttcattttcttttcgCCCACTTTCTGCGTGTACTTTGTTTGCATCTTGCGGTAAAGTCTCACTCCATATTTCGCcaagaaaaagaatataaaaggcttaccaatctctctctctctctctctctctctcttgctGAGtggattaaaaaatgaaaaagaaaaaatttcaattaCTTGAGGAAATTAAGATCCTCGTAAGTTAAATTGGGGATAATGTTTTTAAGTAAGCGAAATCTTTcaaattaaaagttaaaaccgTACAAATAGTGTGTTGCTTGAGACAATTCAAAGATaacttttcaagaaaattgatacACATTTTCTCGAAAACTCATTTAAAAAACTAATCCAAACACAAAGtttaattttgaaagaaaaatccaaattaatTCTAGAAATCTAAACCAAATACAAATCCAAGGCATCACCTTTTAAGTGTTTTGGTTCACAAGTcacaaagaaaagagaaatatgaGGTCGCTTTCACAGTGCggcaaaaatgaaaaagaagaaaaataataattcaattaattagaTATAACATATGATTCCTAGTCCATgctattttatctttattagaGTCAAAAAGGGTAACCATAGGCATATACtatcaaaggaaaaaaaaaatccctagATCGAATGTGGGTGTCATTCCTATCATTACTCACCTTTATCTTTTATTCTGACCAAACAGTTTATTACAATAAATATTCCACTACTATCATTCAACCTTTTCTCCATTCATATTGGATATCCATATTAAGTTCCGATTAAATTTAAAGTCGCATCGGAAAGTTCCATATTGAAAATAACGCATTTCCTAACAAAGACGTTTTTGTACCTAGAGTTCAATTACTCAAGTCCTTTTATTTAAGGGTAAAGGAATACATAGCACTCGATCACAACCTTTATTGGTCGCTCTCATTCATTTCCATAGACACACACACTCCATTAAATTATAAagaccttaatttttttttttatttttacttaattATTTTGTCTAAGTCCACTGATGCACAAGTCCAATAGCCCTTATTTATCAACCCCTTAAAAATCTTATAAAAGTGTGAACCTAGGAAAAAATGTATTGTAGCTAAATGAATGAGAAATTCAACATTTTCAGACTAGCCTTCTTGAATCCATTTATTCCACTTGTTTGGTACATGAGTCCAAAGCAAATCTTTAGTTCAAGATTTGCAAGCTAAACCCAACATTTCTTTAATTTGTTAAGGGACTTTGTTGctttattttcattcttctcaatTTAAATTatactaattatatgtattAATTACAAAATTGTCATGGAACAAGTCTTCATTCTGCAATCTTGGTGCAATCTTAAATTGCCATACTGGTCTTGTGAATGAGGTACATTTCTAGATGATCTTGATCATGATCTTGCCTTTGTTTTAAGTTGAAATGAATATTTATTAATGGTGCAAAGTTAGCCTGTGTATGGTAGTCACTCCtctcaaaaatttatttatacaaaacataaagaaaatagaattgTACAGTATTTCAAACATTCCGGAAAATtcactaaaaagaaaaaatgatttttactaCAGTATGTATAAATAAAGCCCCAAATTGATTTtactaatatatatgtataaataaagtTCCACATTCATTTGAAACATTATCAGAAAATTGTTCATTTTTCACAGAATTTGGCTCGTCGGTAACAATTTCGATGGATTTTTATGGCCGGAAATCCCTTACCACGAGCCAAATTCCGATTGAACATTCATAAAAAAGTAACGATGTTTTAGTAGCGAAAATTAAGGTTAGTCTTAGATAAAATCATGTActtaaaacacaaaattgaCAATTTTTTCTTAATCAAACCTATGCAAGAAGacaaaaaaagaacttttgaatGCCCATAAGCTAGACAAAAAATTTTGTCAAAAATGTGATACTGCTTTTAATTAATGTGTTCactcatgtgtgtgtgtgtgcgcgttttttttttttttttggattttctttttagtttttgcATAGGAGATTCATTGCAGCCCCCAGCAGGCTCCAAGTTGGATCCATTAGTTCACATTCCCTCCTTGCTTTTaaaaacagtaaaaaaaaaataaaaaatggccCTCTTCCTCGTGTACTGAGAATCTTGTAGTAGCAAGTATAAATAGTACTCACCCATAAAGATTATATTTGTGATTTGATTTATATCCACTAGACCACAATACCCCTTTCcgtcctctttttctttttttttgccttttgtgTTTTCTACCCCTACCATTTTGCCTCTCTTAAGAGTGAGATAATAAAGCAAAAGTAGCAATAGTGCTAGTAATACTACTATAGTAGCATCATAAAAAAGCATACTAAACTAGTTTATAAGTAAGTCTCAAGAACCctcatttcttttttatgtaCCCTCTTTCATTTTAGCTCTTTCAAGCCAAACACTcacacaagaaagaaaaaagaacatgGAAGATCAATGCAGCCCTCTTAGCTGGCCTTATAACTACTTCCTAGAAGAGGTAAATTTTAACTAAGAGTCTCGTTTCGTGTTTTTCTAACTAACATTCTTGTTTTTGTTCAAGACCCTTTTTTTACACATCCCCTAAAGCCTATGTTGCTCAGTCTCTCCAAAATGTCGCCGCACCCTTCTTGGATCCTTCAAAAATGTACTGCTTTTAGAGAATCTAACATGCACCGGTCGGCATTTTTGAAAAGCCTGAGCAGCATATCCTTAAACCCCACTGGATTTTTTGTTataatttttgttgttgttgtgagtaATGTGGATTTGGAATTTGACAGGGGATAGAGGAATTGAAGCATTCTTTGGTGTACACAAcattggagttggaaaacaCTGTTATCTCTGCCCATGAGGAACTTGCAAGAAAAGATGAGGAGATTTTGCAACTTAAGGATCTTTTGACTAGAATTATGAAAGAAAGAGATGAAGCACAAGGCAAATGCCAAAGGCTTGGAATGGAGAAAGTCTTACtccaacaacaacgacaacaacaagtGCAATTACAATTCCAATTTCAGAAGCAGAAccaaaatgttgttatagaaagTGCACCTATTTCTAGTGGCACAACAATTAGTCAGGATAATCAagaacatgaccaaattgtaaaAGGAGTAGTTGACTCttaccacaacaacaacaacataggaGTACTTTCTAATTCTTCAGATTGTGATGAAAACAATGTTGTTTCCCCTCCATTATTAGTCCCAGATTTAATGGAAAAAGTTGTTGTCAAGAAGCCATTGCCAGAGAAAGGGAAATTCTTGCAAGCTGTGATAGAAGCAGGGCCACTACTTCAAACACTTTTATTAGCAGGGCCACTTCCTCAGTGGCAACATCCACCACCACAACTCAACTCAATCGACATTCCTCCGGTCACTATTACCTCGCCTACTCCGCGGTTGCTCAACCAGGACTCCGCCCTGAGTAGTAGCCCTGGTGCCGGgccatgttttgggaagaaaaGGGATGTTGATACTACTACTTCTCCACAGTCTATTTCCAAGTATCAAAAAGTTGTTCACCAGCCAGCATTGACCAACATGTAgtgcttttctttattttcccaCCTCTATAATTAGCTCACTTTAGCTAGTCTTTTTTTAACCATTTCTCGTCTGAAATTCACTAGCCTGACTAATTTGGATTCCGCCACGGCCCTTGGTTGGTTCAGTTTAGCTAGTAGCATATGCATTAACCATCCTTTTCATACCGTTTAAGAAAGGTATAGAAAAAGGAGGTAAAAATCACTATCAGCATGAAAACGGAGGCTATCATGCACATGTCATTTTCCATCCAATTAGGATCTTTGTAAAATTAGTTGGTTTGCCTTAGAAACTAAGCAATCTTCATAATTATTAGCTAACCAAGATTTAGAGGATTTTGAAAAAAGGCCTAATTATGAATGGCCTTTTACTTAGTTGGGGTTTTTGAAAGATCAATGTCTCACTATAAAGGTGTTGGATTCTTGATCATGACTTGGTGCTTTGTTTTTAAGCCCTTTGATTTGGATGGAGAGAGGAGTTTGATCTTTATGTTTATAACcttttgattttaattatttCCCCCTGTAATATTAGTTGGGGTGGCTTTTATAATTCTCCAAATGTTGGAGAATTTTTCTAATATGTATACTTTGCTATCTTTTTTCTCTTGGTCTTTTGCATAAAAATATTGTGCAAGGTGTATCTTGAGAGATTATGATGTTGTAGACTTGTTTGTCATCATTGAGAAGATGATTTAGTTTAATGAAggctttgttttcttttttccttttgtgtCACTTTCATTTCCAAGTTCTTTATATTAATATTATGATATAAGATATGACTTGAAGAAGCAACAAGCAATCTAATTTAAAAGATTCCAAATGATCCCACTTTCCATAAGGTGTACCTACCATACATGGTTTATGTCTGCCATTACAATGGCATCTCTAGTTGAAGTTACTTTAATTTCACTTTCATGCAAATATAATATAAAGGAAGTTGAATTACTTTTATCCCATTGGCAAATTAAAAAGATCCTTTggaaaaatataagaaatatcCATTTTACTTGCCCCCTTTTCCCCATTCATTAGGAGGGAAAGtaacaaataattttgtgaATGGACTAAAAGTACAGTTAGTTGAACTAGTTTGTGAATATGGTAACAAAACATTGAATTTTTATTATTGTGATGGTTACACAAAGGTCATGCTCATTGTTTGATTATGTAAACCACCCATGAAgtgaaataagtcaaatggaaaatcaaaataaaattaggatGTTGCTTTCATTTAAGCTGTTCATTTTCATGCTTAGCACATGATAATCTTTAATCCGATTGGAGGAGGACAGATTTTTCTCCCCTTCTCTTTTACTTGCTGTCGTTTCACTGGGTGAGAGAAAAAAGGCCCACTTTGCCATAAACGGATCCCGAATTTTAAGCCTGTAGGTTCCTCATAAAAAGAACTAATATGCAAttggcaatttgcaggatttccctttgctgggggtggtctttaatttttgtccctcaaattggtggtcttaatctttggccctcaaattggtggtctttaatttttttcccttcgctaAAAATACCTTGGTTTCGgcttcgaacccccgctcaatcaaaaaaaatttaaaaaaaatcgcaaggtagagtttggattcgcaagatAGGGTTTCAAAGACGGGATTTTCTTTAAGGTAATAcgattttgggcaaaactctgccttggaTAATTAGCAATTTACTCTTTTGGCCCTTCAGTCCTTGTTTTTCAATTGTTCCTTTGTCTTGGGCCTTATGATTTATGGGCTTCCTCCTGTTTTGGGCCTTCAAACACCTAGTAGACTCATATACCACCAACAAGGAGCATATTGAAGGTTTCTTTCGtacataatatttataaaaatgaaaaaaaaaaaaaaaaaaaaaaaaaggaagaaagctaTATGTAGCTTCTACACGTAAAGATTTAGTAGCTTAGTTGGTTTGTCACCTAAACTTTTACCTTTTTGGTGAGGGTttgaatccccacattgtaatctcCTCCCCCATTTTCCCTTTCgctaccccctatgtaataaaaaaaaatgcttctaTACTTTCggataatattttcttaaaatatctTTCTATAAAAtaagttattttcttacttatttttttagtatTTGACAGGTAAACATTGAAGCATTATTTTAACtgctaaaataaaaatatgagaaaacatttcaaacacaacaaaatatactttttcgCACCAAAAGTAAAAAGGATAAAATTTATCTGCAtctcaaacaacaacaacaacaaaaatttaTTCTGCATCTCAAAATGAAATCAAATTTATCTCATCTTTAGTTTGAGTCGAATACATGTGTAATttgatactccctctgtccccaattatgtgatacttttttgtttttagtcattttaaaaaagaatgacacctttctatatttaatattgacaatttaactttaaattttccattttactattaatgagatgatttatagatACACAAATAACTTGATACTATTATTGATGTAAGGATTGAATATGGTATGACGTATGAGTAaatatttgtgttttttttctATTGCTTTTGTTTCGTATTATGTTACATTTGGAAGGAAAATATGAGAaagggaaaattaaaaaaatatttaattctaATTAATAATACTGATCTATTTTTAAGTAAAACAGAATCCGTTCATTAATACAAGGGCaaaggtgtaaatatacccctcaactttgcgatttagagcacaTATACCCTTGttataaaagtggtgtatatatacccctgccgttacaaaatggtgcaaatataaccctgtcgttacaaaatggtgcaaatatacccttttcgctgacgatattttttttaaaaatcatttaaattaaaaaaaggccacgtgacttaaaaaaaaaaagtatatctattttttttagtagccatatttttctaaagctacgtgataatttttttcctcGTGTGTCGGGTCTTGTTCGTTTAAACAAATATctccgtgactttaaaaaaataagtctactcaCTTTTTTAAACCAACCAGACCGGACCCactagaaaaaaattactatgtggctttagaaaagtatgtctactaaaaaaatgggtatacttttttttttaaagtcacgtggcattttttttaattaataaataacctaaatgatttttaaaaacaaatcccGTCAGCaaaaggtatatttgcaccattttataacagctggggtatatttgcaccattttgtaatggcagaagtatatatacaccacttttgtaacgagaggtatatttgttctaaatcgcaaaattgaggggtatatttgcacctttgcccttaAAACAATTACATTCCTTATCATTCTAAacaaacatgcatgaattactcCTATCTGATTTAAGATCCACTTTTCATTCCTTAATTTTCTCCAAACTACAAAAATTCTCTAAATCTCCATAATTATCTTGGATTTGGTTACTCTCCATTACACTTTCTCTTCATTTCCTCAAGTGCACATTTAGATGAGTGACATGTGTTTTATTTAA contains:
- the LOC132059105 gene encoding uncharacterized protein LOC132059105; protein product: MEDQCSPLSWPYNYFLEEGIEELKHSLVYTTLELENTVISAHEELARKDEEILQLKDLLTRIMKERDEAQGKCQRLGMEKVLLQQQRQQQVQLQFQFQKQNQNVVIESAPISSGTTISQDNQEHDQIVKGVVDSYHNNNNIGVLSNSSDCDENNVVSPPLLVPDLMEKVVVKKPLPEKGKFLQAVIEAGPLLQTLLLAGPLPQWQHPPPQLNSIDIPPVTITSPTPRLLNQDSALSSSPGAGPCFGKKRDVDTTTSPQSISKYQKVVHQPALTNM